A single genomic interval of Candidatus Methylomirabilis lanthanidiphila harbors:
- a CDS encoding putative oxidoreductase, with product MQTGKRRVLIIGATSEIAYETGKIFAADGAWLFLVGRHQEKLAAVADDLHVRGAGRVETFALDLTELDRHHELLAKAIEALGGLDAALIAHGTLPDQRACEQNVADLVNGFTTNCLSVISLVTHLANYFEPQRYGSLAVITSVAGDRGRRSNYAYGAAKGAVDLFLQGVRSRLSRAGVSVVTIKPGLVDTPMTAALPKHFLFARASTVGKGAYKAMLSRKDVVYLPWFWRWIMAIIKMVPESVFKRMSL from the coding sequence ATGCAGACAGGTAAGAGGAGAGTACTCATCATCGGCGCAACCTCGGAAATTGCGTATGAGACGGGGAAAATCTTTGCTGCCGATGGGGCATGGCTGTTTTTGGTCGGACGCCATCAGGAAAAACTTGCCGCCGTTGCCGATGACCTGCACGTGAGGGGGGCAGGCAGGGTGGAAACATTCGCCCTCGATCTGACCGAGCTTGATCGCCATCACGAGCTGCTCGCAAAGGCGATAGAAGCCCTGGGTGGGCTTGACGCAGCGCTGATTGCCCACGGAACGTTACCGGATCAACGAGCCTGTGAGCAGAATGTGGCCGACCTGGTGAATGGATTCACGACGAACTGCCTCAGCGTCATTTCTCTGGTCACACACCTTGCCAATTACTTTGAACCGCAAAGATACGGCTCTCTTGCGGTCATTACTTCCGTAGCAGGTGATCGTGGTCGGCGGAGCAACTACGCGTACGGGGCCGCAAAAGGGGCGGTGGACCTTTTTCTTCAAGGGGTGCGCAGTCGGCTCTCCCGTGCCGGCGTGTCGGTTGTCACGATCAAGCCCGGTCTTGTAGACACCCCGATGACTGCCGCGCTGCCGAAGCATTTCCTTTTTGCTCGCGCGTCCACGGTCGGCAAAGGTGCATACAAGGCGATGCTGAGCCGAAAGGATGTGGTATACCTGCCGTGGTTCTGGCGCTGGATCATGGCGATCATCAAGATGGTTCCGGAATCCGTCTTCAAGCGAATGAGCCTGTAA
- a CDS encoding Glycosyltransferase, group 1 family protein: protein MRSERIRVGYVIPQLAHGGAERQLYELSRGLDATRFQCVVYCLSERTFPYGDMIREAGIELRILKPCGHFDISRVLQLARLVRKDRIDILHAFLFHANGYAWPARWLAGGPRLVTSARNCQTIGWLRDRVNRLAFQGSDAIVCNGEAVRSFIGQHYRVPAEKCAVIYNGVDLERFALSTESPPSAYRSGDGLVITVGRLVPQKDIELFLDAAALLTHRQAGTRFVIVGDGHCRGALERYAAHNGLGRQVAFLGERADVPELLRTADVVWLTSAWEGLSNVLLEAMACAKPIVTRDVGACREIVRHGVNGYLVPKRDAEAFAHYTLGLLTNPVQASEMGQAGRKIAEEKFSLSAMIRNTVKLYDSLLDSRVGVAG from the coding sequence GTGCGTAGTGAACGGATACGAGTCGGCTACGTGATCCCCCAACTCGCCCACGGTGGGGCAGAGCGACAACTGTACGAATTGAGTCGAGGCCTGGATGCCACACGTTTTCAGTGTGTCGTCTATTGCCTATCCGAGAGGACATTTCCCTACGGCGACATGATCAGAGAGGCGGGGATCGAGCTGCGCATCTTAAAGCCCTGTGGCCATTTCGACATCTCAAGGGTTCTTCAACTCGCGCGTCTCGTGCGCAAGGACCGTATCGATATTCTTCACGCCTTCCTCTTCCACGCCAACGGCTATGCCTGGCCCGCGCGATGGCTCGCCGGCGGCCCCCGTCTGGTGACCTCGGCGCGCAACTGCCAGACGATTGGGTGGCTTCGGGACCGGGTCAACCGGCTTGCCTTTCAGGGAAGTGATGCGATCGTCTGTAACGGCGAGGCGGTCCGATCGTTTATCGGGCAACACTATCGCGTGCCGGCCGAGAAGTGCGCAGTGATCTATAACGGGGTCGATCTCGAGCGCTTCGCGCTGTCAACGGAGTCTCCGCCCTCCGCGTACAGGTCAGGCGACGGGCTGGTGATCACCGTCGGGCGCCTCGTCCCGCAAAAGGATATCGAGCTGTTCCTCGACGCGGCAGCCCTGCTCACGCATAGACAGGCCGGGACGCGCTTTGTGATCGTGGGTGATGGTCACTGCCGTGGAGCGCTGGAGCGCTATGCCGCTCACAACGGACTGGGGCGGCAGGTCGCCTTTCTGGGCGAGCGGGCGGATGTCCCCGAACTGCTGCGCACCGCCGATGTCGTCTGGCTCACCTCGGCCTGGGAGGGGCTGTCCAATGTGCTCTTAGAGGCCATGGCCTGCGCCAAACCGATTGTGACACGGGACGTGGGGGCCTGCCGGGAGATCGTCCGTCATGGGGTGAATGGCTATCTGGTGCCCAAGCGGGATGCGGAAGCGTTTGCGCATTACACCCTCGGTCTGTTGACCAACCCTGTTCAGGCAAGCGAGATGGGACAGGCGGGGAGGAAGATAGCCGAGGAGAAGTTCTCCCTCTCCGCCATGATCCGAAATACAGTAAAGCTGTATGACTCGCTGCTCGATTCCCGGGTTGGCGTCGCCGGCTAA
- the liaR gene encoding Transcriptional regulatory protein LiaR, producing MRNRADAANTAKTTARARAPTGDVVRHRGPSSQQGGAWIRSLFQGLPEGICLIDPSMRVVLWNRAATEITGYGASELLGCRCYLKGNGLDLERFCRAECPVSGEDKSLTGCRGCVKWQYPWTLVLPARHVDVALLILIFRHVPFTQQLPTCPDTSSPCMLARYAAQRGPEVARRLLALTLREREILGLLAGGKTAKPIATALGISLPTVRTHIQSILRKLDVHSCLELVAFLRHMTEGVPPACS from the coding sequence ATGAGGAACCGCGCGGATGCGGCGAATACCGCCAAAACAACTGCGCGGGCACGGGCCCCGACAGGCGATGTGGTACGCCACCGGGGCCCATCATCTCAGCAGGGTGGGGCATGGATCCGGTCTCTCTTCCAGGGGTTGCCCGAAGGCATTTGTCTCATTGACCCCTCGATGCGGGTCGTCCTTTGGAACCGGGCGGCCACCGAGATCACCGGCTACGGGGCGTCAGAGCTTCTGGGGTGCCGCTGCTATCTCAAGGGAAACGGCCTCGACCTGGAACGATTTTGTCGGGCGGAGTGCCCCGTCAGTGGGGAGGACAAATCGCTCACGGGCTGCCGTGGCTGCGTCAAGTGGCAGTACCCCTGGACCCTGGTTCTCCCCGCGCGACACGTGGACGTCGCCCTCCTCATCCTGATCTTCCGGCACGTCCCCTTCACCCAGCAGCTCCCGACCTGTCCCGACACATCTTCACCCTGCATGCTCGCCCGGTATGCTGCCCAGCGCGGGCCCGAGGTCGCCCGGCGCCTCCTGGCCCTGACCCTCCGCGAACGCGAGATCCTGGGGCTGCTCGCCGGTGGGAAAACCGCCAAGCCGATCGCCACGGCATTGGGGATCTCCCTCCCAACCGTCCGGACGCACATCCAGAGCATTCTCAGGAAGCTCGACGTCCATAGCTGCCTGGAGTTGGTGGCCTTTCTCCGCCACATGACTGAGGGTGTGCCCCCAGCCTGCTCCTGA
- the hlyA_2 gene encoding Hemolysin, plasmid has product MKMQKVLLTLCGAVLLVFLMTAPVLAAHCSPEFVGPPTSGCTVNKVQDVLCQGTDGNDTIVGTSGDDVIIGLGGNDRIYGLGGDDVICGRDGDDILVGGAGDDLIEADGGDDRIYGGSGDDLLDGGDDFDIINGGPGFEVACVDGERVNNCE; this is encoded by the coding sequence ATGAAGATGCAAAAGGTGCTGTTGACGCTGTGTGGCGCTGTGCTGCTCGTGTTTCTGATGACTGCCCCAGTCTTAGCAGCCCACTGCTCACCGGAATTTGTAGGGCCACCGACTTCTGGTTGTACGGTGAATAAGGTCCAGGATGTTCTTTGTCAAGGTACCGACGGCAACGATACCATAGTAGGCACGTCTGGCGACGACGTCATCATCGGCTTGGGCGGTAACGATCGGATCTATGGTTTGGGAGGGGACGATGTCATCTGTGGCCGCGACGGTGACGACATCCTCGTCGGTGGCGCCGGTGACGACCTTATCGAAGCCGATGGCGGCGACGACCGGATCTACGGCGGCAGTGGCGACGACCTCCTCGATGGCGGCGATGACTTCGACATCATCAACGGCGGTCCAGGATTTGAAGTCGCTTGCGTCGACGGCGAGCGGGTCAACAACTGTGAATAG
- a CDS encoding PBS lyase HEAT-like repeat protein, with translation MEVLRTGERDCPHRGGPSPAEGGLWRCLLYGAPHRWALRALLASLVLFGGLGHSLAARSGETSPPAAGGHPPLIRVEAGLVTVKIVGVSLEAVLNAIGAQSQIKVVLHDSRPDTVSAAFQAVPLEEAMRRLLKTNFLFLYGPDGNVVEVRVWRVPTERAFVENRESRESLLEALAEGEPLQRRQAVLALGESTRAQSAEPLAKVLEEDDAPEVRQAAVVALEKLEGPQAAAALAAAVSDDGDQAVRLSAVKALAKRGGPEAIDPLTQALQADAEPVVRYEALVGLANVDDDRVREALLQALDDSEDFIRHKAEEILQHRSAAGREP, from the coding sequence GTGGAAGTGCTTCGAACCGGGGAACGCGATTGTCCCCACCGAGGAGGGCCCTCCCCAGCGGAGGGGGGCCTCTGGAGGTGTCTCCTGTATGGGGCCCCTCATCGCTGGGCTTTGCGAGCCCTCCTGGCCAGCCTCGTGCTCTTTGGCGGGCTAGGCCACTCCCTAGCCGCCCGATCCGGGGAGACCTCCCCGCCTGCTGCTGGTGGCCACCCCCCCCTCATTCGCGTGGAGGCGGGGCTGGTAACCGTCAAGATCGTCGGGGTGTCCCTGGAGGCGGTTCTCAACGCGATCGGCGCTCAGAGCCAGATCAAAGTGGTCCTGCATGATTCGAGACCCGATACGGTCTCGGCGGCCTTCCAGGCGGTGCCCCTGGAGGAGGCCATGCGAAGGCTCCTCAAGACCAACTTCCTGTTCCTGTACGGCCCAGACGGAAACGTAGTAGAGGTTCGGGTGTGGCGGGTACCGACTGAGCGCGCCTTTGTTGAGAACCGCGAGTCCCGCGAGTCGCTGCTCGAGGCGTTGGCGGAGGGCGAGCCGCTCCAACGGCGGCAGGCAGTCCTGGCGTTGGGCGAGTCCACGCGCGCCCAGTCGGCGGAGCCCTTGGCGAAGGTCTTGGAAGAGGATGACGCGCCGGAGGTGCGGCAGGCGGCAGTCGTGGCCTTGGAAAAGCTGGAGGGGCCACAGGCCGCCGCGGCCCTGGCGGCCGCGGTCTCGGACGACGGTGACCAGGCGGTCCGGCTGAGCGCGGTCAAAGCCTTGGCGAAGCGTGGTGGACCGGAGGCGATCGACCCGTTAACCCAGGCCTTACAGGCAGACGCCGAGCCCGTGGTGCGGTATGAAGCCTTGGTGGGTCTGGCCAACGTGGACGACGACCGTGTGAGGGAGGCCCTCCTGCAGGCCCTGGATGACTCGGAGGACTTCATTCGACACAAGGCAGAAGAAATCCTCCAACACCGCAGCGCTGCAGGCCGCGAGCCGTAA
- the aprX gene encoding Serine protease AprX codes for MKLLCTSEVHPSEEKVTPPRFDFCHKNCKTGALITALIIAFPCVVHATPFTPLDWQQTVPSGPLAGQKKFLNWSQDTNQNFIDDEIDEISDTVTPPVDINVDLNRCLTSSEIEAKFSDFGIIQHVGKFVSFVAIKGIDILDIPGLAADPDVAVVELQPTFEAGLDVSTRAIRARASNTFSPQTVQNLGFTGQGVNIAILDTGVDNGHETFAGKTVRGFNAITNVEVDPDDDNNQSLNQSLCVPNPVFHGTHVAGIALGNGRIGRVCRNPGDGSPTSCTGAAPGAGLVDIKVLDNCGSGNSVTTIRGIDKAIERQAAWGIGVMNLSIWSRLFNGDGRDAESETVNTAVARGIVTTVIAGNGFGMIDPITGLPLFRSGFGAIAAASQAITVANSNDQNTVGRGNDTVAGSSNRGPRSTDNDEDPLDELKPDIAAPGSGIMSAQGDAGNGATNQYQPLSGTSMAAPHVAGVAALILEAKPFINPGSVKELLKQTAETAPAIPAMDSNRMPDSALDLRYDIGSGNGLVNAFAAVRAAAVTDVKFPSCIDGGSPCLLSPDNASPPNWLNTVDITLATDPPVAGTPNQIRVKVTNTGANIARGVRINVGVYRFTAGTSRFFELGSRVIDIPAGSTVTVTQVWTPEVGHRCIQATIDYGLDSNFTNNVTQRNIDVKTTSSPAVFTFDVENSLTVPATIELETLSDNPKWTCSLDQTSFSLDPFTDCPRTVTATLNPVIELVELVSATHPAIPPATNGRTLLGGVSVRATDETLGTATCHIFAFAVTPQPLCFGVPATIVGTPGNDVLHGTLGDDVIVGLGGNDAIAGKGGNDLICGNEGNDIISGDLGDDKIDAGAGDDAIDGGPGNDTIIGGGGRDTIAGKDGNDHIDGGLDRDRIDGGPGTDGCVNGEIVARCS; via the coding sequence ATGAAACTCCTCTGCACAAGTGAAGTCCATCCGAGTGAAGAAAAAGTCACGCCTCCAAGATTTGATTTTTGCCATAAAAACTGCAAAACCGGAGCGTTAATCACAGCCCTGATTATAGCTTTCCCCTGTGTGGTTCATGCAACGCCTTTTACGCCTCTTGACTGGCAGCAAACCGTACCAAGCGGCCCGTTGGCAGGTCAAAAGAAATTCCTCAATTGGAGTCAAGATACCAACCAAAATTTCATAGATGATGAGATCGACGAGATCAGTGATACTGTCACACCACCTGTCGATATTAACGTTGACCTCAATAGATGTCTTACCTCTTCCGAAATCGAAGCAAAGTTTTCAGACTTTGGAATTATTCAACATGTAGGAAAATTCGTATCTTTTGTCGCGATAAAAGGGATTGATATTCTAGATATCCCTGGGCTCGCTGCCGATCCTGATGTAGCCGTCGTTGAGCTTCAACCGACATTCGAAGCGGGCTTGGATGTAAGCACAAGAGCTATTAGAGCACGTGCAAGCAATACCTTTTCGCCTCAGACGGTACAGAATTTAGGGTTTACCGGTCAGGGTGTGAATATCGCCATTCTCGATACTGGAGTTGATAATGGCCATGAGACATTTGCTGGAAAAACTGTAAGAGGATTCAATGCGATCACTAATGTCGAAGTAGATCCTGATGATGATAACAACCAGTCTCTCAACCAGTCTCTGTGCGTTCCAAACCCCGTTTTTCATGGAACTCACGTGGCCGGAATTGCTCTAGGAAATGGACGAATTGGCAGGGTTTGCAGGAACCCAGGCGATGGCTCTCCCACTAGCTGTACAGGGGCGGCTCCCGGCGCAGGTTTGGTCGATATTAAAGTTCTTGATAATTGTGGTTCTGGTAACTCTGTCACCACCATAAGGGGCATAGACAAAGCGATAGAAAGGCAAGCAGCTTGGGGAATAGGGGTGATGAATCTGAGCATCTGGTCACGGCTATTCAATGGAGACGGAAGGGATGCGGAGAGTGAGACAGTGAATACGGCCGTTGCTCGAGGGATTGTCACCACTGTAATTGCCGGCAATGGCTTTGGAATGATTGATCCAATCACGGGACTTCCTCTCTTTAGATCTGGCTTTGGTGCGATTGCCGCTGCCTCGCAGGCAATAACCGTAGCGAACTCTAACGACCAAAATACTGTAGGTCGAGGAAACGATACGGTTGCCGGATCCTCAAATAGAGGTCCCAGAAGCACCGATAACGACGAAGATCCTCTGGATGAGCTGAAGCCGGACATCGCAGCCCCTGGTTCCGGTATTATGTCTGCACAAGGCGACGCAGGAAATGGCGCTACTAATCAATACCAACCTCTGTCTGGAACGTCTATGGCGGCGCCTCATGTCGCCGGTGTGGCAGCACTTATTCTAGAGGCGAAGCCGTTTATCAATCCGGGAAGCGTTAAAGAGCTTTTGAAGCAGACAGCTGAAACGGCTCCCGCTATTCCGGCGATGGACAGCAACAGGATGCCAGACAGCGCCTTGGATCTGAGGTACGACATAGGATCAGGTAATGGACTTGTTAACGCCTTTGCGGCGGTACGTGCCGCCGCGGTAACAGATGTCAAGTTCCCCAGTTGCATCGATGGGGGTTCGCCGTGCCTTTTGTCGCCGGATAACGCGAGCCCGCCGAATTGGCTTAATACCGTCGATATAACCCTCGCAACCGATCCACCGGTTGCGGGAACGCCGAATCAGATCCGGGTTAAGGTCACAAACACGGGAGCAAACATTGCTCGGGGAGTCAGGATAAATGTTGGTGTATATCGTTTTACTGCCGGCACTTCGAGATTCTTCGAACTTGGTTCCCGTGTTATAGACATCCCGGCTGGCAGCACTGTAACTGTGACACAGGTATGGACTCCTGAAGTTGGTCATCGATGCATTCAAGCCACCATCGATTATGGGCTGGATTCGAATTTCACCAATAATGTCACCCAGAGGAATATCGATGTAAAAACGACTTCTTCACCTGCGGTTTTCACTTTCGATGTTGAAAATTCTTTGACAGTACCCGCGACGATTGAGTTGGAAACCCTATCGGATAACCCGAAATGGACCTGTTCACTGGATCAGACGAGTTTCTCGCTTGATCCCTTCACTGACTGTCCACGTACTGTCACGGCCACGCTAAACCCTGTTATCGAACTGGTAGAATTGGTATCGGCCACCCATCCCGCTATCCCGCCAGCGACGAACGGACGAACGCTATTAGGCGGAGTGTCTGTAAGAGCGACTGACGAAACCCTAGGAACTGCCACTTGCCATATCTTTGCCTTCGCAGTCACCCCACAGCCGCTCTGCTTTGGAGTACCGGCAACGATTGTTGGTACCCCTGGCAATGATGTGTTGCACGGCACGCTCGGCGATGACGTCATCGTTGGCCTGGGCGGCAATGATGCCATTGCTGGCAAAGGCGGGAATGACCTCATCTGCGGTAATGAAGGGAATGACATAATCAGCGGAGACCTTGGCGACGATAAGATTGACGCCGGGGCCGGCGACGACGCCATCGATGGCGGGCCGGGCAATGATACGATCATTGGAGGCGGCGGAAGAGACACGATTGCTGGCAAGGACGGCAACGATCATATTGACGGCGGGCTGGACCGCGACAGGATCGATGGTGGGCCGGGCACCGACGGGTGCGTGAACGGAGAGATTGTTGCCAGATGTTCTTAA
- a CDS encoding PBS lyase HEAT-like repeat protein, with the protein MVTINVAGASLEEVLQEISAPSRIRVVLYDFRPEPISAAFQAVPLEEAVRRLVQGNFLLLYGPHGDLEEVWVWRAPDARSVAGERESLESLIEELAGGEPAQRRQAVLALGESTGAQSVEPLVKVLEEDAAPEVRQAAVSVLEKVEGPEAVAALADAVSNDSDRVVRQSAVKALAKRGGSEAVDALTQALQADAEPSVRHEALASLAEWGDDQVRDALLQAREDPEDFIRQKAEEILQHRSAAGRKP; encoded by the coding sequence ATGGTGACCATCAACGTCGCCGGGGCGTCCCTGGAGGAGGTCCTGCAAGAGATCAGCGCCCCGAGCCGGATCAGGGTGGTCCTGTACGACTTCAGACCAGAACCGATCTCGGCGGCATTCCAGGCGGTGCCCCTGGAGGAGGCCGTGCGACGGCTCGTCCAGGGGAACTTCCTGCTCCTGTACGGTCCCCACGGAGACCTGGAAGAGGTCTGGGTGTGGCGGGCACCGGACGCGCGAAGCGTCGCAGGGGAGCGCGAGTCCCTCGAGTCGTTGATTGAGGAGTTAGCAGGGGGCGAGCCGGCCCAACGACGGCAGGCAGTCCTGGCATTGGGTGAGTCCACGGGCGCCCAGTCGGTGGAGCCCTTGGTGAAGGTCTTGGAGGAGGATGCCGCGCCGGAGGTGCGGCAGGCGGCGGTCTCGGTCTTGGAAAAGGTGGAGGGGCCAGAGGCCGTTGCGGCCTTGGCCGACGCGGTCTCAAACGACAGTGACCGGGTGGTTCGCCAGAGCGCGGTCAAGGCCCTGGCGAAGCGTGGCGGATCAGAGGCGGTCGACGCATTGACGCAGGCCTTACAGGCCGACGCCGAACCCTCGGTGCGGCATGAAGCCTTGGCGAGTCTGGCCGAGTGGGGTGATGACCAAGTGCGGGACGCCCTCCTGCAGGCCCGGGAGGACCCGGAGGACTTCATTCGACAAAAGGCAGAAGAGATCCTCCAACACCGCAGCGCGGCAGGCCGCAAGCCGTAA